Within Paenibacillus albicereus, the genomic segment AACTGTCCATTCGAAATCTTGCCGTCATCGAGGAAGTGACCGTCGGATTCCACGAAGGCTTTCATGTGCTGACGGGAGAGACCGGCGCCGGCAAGTCGATTCTGATCGATGCGCTCATCCTGCTTATCGGCGGGAGAGGATCTTCCGACATGGTCCGTTACGGATGCGACAAAGCGGAGATGGAGGCCTCCTTTGATCTTGGACCGGCCCATCCGGTCTGGCACGTGCTGCAGCGCCTTGGGCTGAAAGGCAGCTCCGAGGATCTGCTGACGATCCGGAGGGAGCTGTCGGCTCAAGGTAAAAGCTCGTGCCGGATCAACGGCTCCATCGCCAATCTGACGATGCTGCGGGAAATCGGCGAATGCCTCGTGAACGTGCACGGCCAGCACGAGCATCAGTCGCTGCTGCGGACCGAGCAGCACTTGGAATGGCTCGACCTGTTCGCCGGCGAGCAGGTCGAGGAGCTGAAGCGGACCTACCAGGCAGCGTTTTTCCGCTACGGAGAGCTGCGCTCTTCGTTAAAATCGCTCTTAGAGGGCAGCCGACAGAACATGCAGATGCTCGACCTGTACAAGTTCCAGCTGGAGGAGATCCGTTCCGCAGCGCTGCGCAAGGAGGAATGGGAGCAGCTACATCAAGAGAAGGAGACGCTGGCGCATGCCGATAAGATCATGACGCATGTGGCCGGCGCCTACGGGCTGCTGCATGACAGCGGCGCACTGGAATCGATGGCGTCCGCCATCGCCAAGCTGGAAGAGATTGCTCCGCATCAGCCTTCCGTTTTGGAGCCGCTCGTGGAGCAGCTCAAGAGCGCCTATTACCAAACCGAGGATACCGTCCACCAGCTGCGCGGCTGCCAGGAGGATATCCAGAGCGATCCCCAGCGTTTGGCGGCGATCGAGGATCGAATTACGCTGTTGAACGGGCTTCGCCGCAAGTACGGCGATACCTTGCCCGATATTATGGCCTATTACAAAAAAATCAGACATGAAGCAAGCCTGATCGAAAATCGGGACGATCATATCCGGGAGCTTAAATCCTCGCTCAAGGAAGCCTATGCCGAAGCGGCAGAGCTGGCAGAGCGGCTTTCAGCAAGACGCAAGCAAGCCGGAGAGCTTTTATCCGCCTCGGTGGAGAGGCAGCTCAAGGATTTAGGCATGGAACGCACGCAGTTTAGAGCGCATGTAGATGCCCAGTCCTCTGAGGAGGCCTACAAGCTGACGCTTCATGGCATCGATGAAGCCGGCTTCCTGCTCGCCCCGAATCCAGGCGAACCGCTCAAGCCGCTCAGCAAGATTGCCTCTGGCGGAGAGATGTCGCGCATCATGCTCGCGCTCAAGAGCATTTTCGCCGAGATCGATCAAGTTCCCGTGCTTATTTTCGATGAGGTCGATACGGGCGTCAGCGGACGGGCAGCTCAAGCCATAGCCGAAAAAATGTCGCAATTATCTGGCAAATGCCAGGTGTTCTCCATCACGCATCTGCCGCAAGTGGCTTGCATGGCCGATTACCATTATGAGATCAGCAAGCACGTGGTCCATGAGCGGACCTCCACCTCGGTGAAGGAGCTGAGCGATCGGGAGCGCATCGAAGAGCTGGCACGGATGCTCGGCGGCGTCGAGGTGACGGACAAGACAAGGCATCATGCACAGGAAATGCTTGTGCTGGCAGATCGCCAAAAAGGAGCCTGAGTCAGGCTTTCAGGGAAGGTTTTGATGGACATAAATCGGGGGGGCGGGGGTACCTTATAGGTACGCAAATGGCGAGACCAATCGTCAAGCGATGGAACTACAGGGAGCGTGAGATCATGAACGCCAACCAGCGCAAGCGGTGGTTCGGATTAGTTCTCGTATTCTTCGTTTGCATGATCGGCATCTCCAGTCCGTTCCAAAACTATGCCTCCTTCCCGAATGAACTGCGTTTATTCTCCGGGCAAATGAAACGGCTGGATTATCATATGCCTGTCCATGCGGACATGACGGTGGATTCCTCCATCCTTCATGTCAACGGCAAAGCGGAGCATCGCCAGTTGCTGGATTTGAAAAAGTCGATATCCCTTGAACCTCGTCAAACGGGCCAGGCTGTCTTGTCTTTGAAGCTGTTTGGCAAAATTCCTTTCAAGACCGTCCATGTCGATGTCGTCCCGGACCTGAAAGTAATTCCTGGCGGACAAACCATCGGAGTCAAGGTCAAGTCCGCAGGCGTTCTTGTCGTCGGCCATCATCTCGTCGGAGAAAAGAACGAGGCTAAAGTTTCGCCGGGCGAGCAGGCCGGCCTTCGTCTTGGCGACTTGATCGTCGAGATCGACGGCCGCAACGTCCGGGAGGTCAAAGAAATCGCTCGCTATACCGAGGAAGCCGGTTCCCGCAACCGACCGCTGAAGTTGACGGTCAAGCGTTCCGGCAAGCTGTTGAGCGTCAAGCTCAAGCCTTCTTACGACAAAGAAGACAAGGCGTGGAGAATCGGACTCTATATTCGTGATTCCGCTGCAGGGGTTGGGACCTTGACGTTTTATGCGCCAGACCAAGGCGTATACGGGGCGTTGGGTCATGTCATTACGGATTTGGATACGGGCACGGCGATCGAAGTCGGTGACGGACAGATTCTTGAATCGAACGTAACGTCCATCAACAAAAGCCAGAACGGCGAACCCGGCGAGAAACGAGCAACCTTCGTCAACGAAAGTCATGTGCTTGGCAATATTCAGCGGAATACGCCTTTCGGGATATTCGGCAAGATGGAGCAAAAGCCGGGCCACGGCTATCAGGCTGAGGCGGTTCCAGTCGCCTTCTCCGAAGAAGTTCATGAAGGACCCGCAGAAATATTGACCGTACTGAGCGGACAAAAAGTGGAGCGATTCAAGGTCGAAATCAGCCATGTCAGCAAGCAGAAGCAGCCTGCCACAAAAGGGATGGTCATCAAAGTAACGGACCCTAAGCTGCTGGAACGTACCGGGGGCATCGTGCAAGGCATGTCGGGCAGTCCGATCTTGCAGGACGGCAAGCTGATCGGAGCAGTGACGCATGTGTTCGTCAACGATCCCTCTTCAGGTTATGGCTGCTTCATCGAGTGGATGCTGCATGATGCCGGCATTATCCTTCGTACGGCGAACAAAGATCTCAAGGCAGCTTGATGCCTTGAGGTCTTTGTTGATTTTTATCGAATTTTAGCGGATAAGATCAGGTTATGAAGTAAAATAATTATTATACCGAAACGATGATCAAAAAGAAAGAAAAATAATATTCGACAGAAGGAAATCCTTTAGGGGTGTCGAAACGATACAACAAGCAAAAAACAGACTATCCCATCGTGATGAAGGAGGACCAACCTTGCCAAAGATTGAGGTACTGCTGGCCGATGATAACCGTGAATTTACGAATCTGCTGTCCGAATATATAAGCGAACAGGATGATATGGAAGTTACGGGCATCGCATACAACGGCGAAGAAGTGCTGCGTCTGCTGAAAGAGACGGACCGCGTTCCCGACGTGCTTATCCTGGATATCATCATGCCTCATCTCGACGGACTTGGCGTGCTGGAGCGGCTGCGCGAAAGCGGCCTTAATCCGATGCCGAAAATCATCATGCTGACCGCTTTCGGTCAAGAAAACATCACGCAAAAAGCCGTCCAGCTCGGGGCTTCGTATTATATTCTTAAACCGTTCGACATGGAGATGCTGGCCAATCGCGTCCGTCAGCTCGTCGGAAATCAGGCACTGGTCGCGACCTCCGCTTCGGGAGCATTTTCCTCGAGCTCATCCTTCATCAAGTCCAACGTCGTGCCGCTTGCCAAAGGCAAAAATCTCGACGCGAACATCACGAGCATCATCCATGAGATCGGCGTACCCGCCCATATCAAAGGCTACCAATACTTGCGCGAGGCGATTACGATGGTGTACAACAACATCGAGATTCTCGGCGCCATCACCAAAACGCTGTATCCCGCGATTGCCGAAAAGTTCAAGACGACGCCTTCCCGCGTCGAGCGCGCCATCCGTCATGCCATCGAGGTCGCCTGGACTCGCGGCAACATCGACAGCATCAGCCATCTGTTCGGCTATACGATCAACATCAGCAAGTCCAAGCCGACTAATTCCGAGTTCATCGCGATGGTCGCCGACAAGCTGCGGATCGAGCATAAGGTAAGCTGATGATGCGGCAATCCAATTCCTAGAAAAAAAGACCGTTGGGCCGATGGCCGCAACGGTCTTCTTTATCGGATTACTTTTTGGAGCGGGATTTGACGGATTTTTTGGCAGGCTTCTTGCGGGAGATCGTGGAACGGCCATACCCTTCGTGGTCATGACCTTGTTCGGATACGGACTCGACTCCGCCTACGTTCTCATCGCGGCAAACATATTTGTACACGTCGCAGCGGACCGGAACGCAGTGATGCCGCGTTACGATCTCGATCGGGTGGACCACCGTGACTTGCTGAGGATGGTACACGTCGCGATAGACGGTCTGTACGGGATCAACGACGGTTTGAGGCGAACAATGCGAATGACGACAGGACATTTGGAAAAGCTCCTTTCCTTCGTGAGATACTATAGGGTACGAGTCCGAAGGGAGGATTGCTTGTGCCAATGCCATGGCAGGCTAAACGTTGGGTCTAGGACGCTTCTTCTTGAAGCGGGGCGCGACGTAGTTGTGCTTGCGGTCGCGGAAGAAAATCCAGCCGCCGATAAAGCCGATGCCGACCGCGAACAAGATGAAGCCGACGATGAACGTCAGCCAGCTGAACTTTGGAATGACGGCGTCGTTGCCGAATGCGGCAAAATAGTCGAACGTGGCCGTTTTCATCTGGATAAAGCCATAACAGGCGATGAGGCCTGGAATGACCAGAATAAGAATGGCAACGAACCGGGAAAAGATTACTTTCATGTCGTTCTCTCCTTCATCCAGCCTGATTGCGCAAAAATAAAGGCTAAGGTGCAGGAATAGCCTATTTTCATCATACTTCAACAAACGCCGGCTTGTCCATGCGGTGTTCTTCTCCGGCGAAAAGGAGTAAAATAGGTTCTCGGAGGAGAAGGGG encodes:
- the spo0A gene encoding sporulation transcription factor Spo0A, whose amino-acid sequence is MPKIEVLLADDNREFTNLLSEYISEQDDMEVTGIAYNGEEVLRLLKETDRVPDVLILDIIMPHLDGLGVLERLRESGLNPMPKIIMLTAFGQENITQKAVQLGASYYILKPFDMEMLANRVRQLVGNQALVATSASGAFSSSSSFIKSNVVPLAKGKNLDANITSIIHEIGVPAHIKGYQYLREAITMVYNNIEILGAITKTLYPAIAEKFKTTPSRVERAIRHAIEVAWTRGNIDSISHLFGYTINISKSKPTNSEFIAMVADKLRIEHKVS
- a CDS encoding DUF2627 domain-containing protein; protein product: MKVIFSRFVAILILVIPGLIACYGFIQMKTATFDYFAAFGNDAVIPKFSWLTFIVGFILFAVGIGFIGGWIFFRDRKHNYVAPRFKKKRPRPNV
- the spoIVB gene encoding SpoIVB peptidase; amino-acid sequence: MNANQRKRWFGLVLVFFVCMIGISSPFQNYASFPNELRLFSGQMKRLDYHMPVHADMTVDSSILHVNGKAEHRQLLDLKKSISLEPRQTGQAVLSLKLFGKIPFKTVHVDVVPDLKVIPGGQTIGVKVKSAGVLVVGHHLVGEKNEAKVSPGEQAGLRLGDLIVEIDGRNVREVKEIARYTEEAGSRNRPLKLTVKRSGKLLSVKLKPSYDKEDKAWRIGLYIRDSAAGVGTLTFYAPDQGVYGALGHVITDLDTGTAIEVGDGQILESNVTSINKSQNGEPGEKRATFVNESHVLGNIQRNTPFGIFGKMEQKPGHGYQAEAVPVAFSEEVHEGPAEILTVLSGQKVERFKVEISHVSKQKQPATKGMVIKVTDPKLLERTGGIVQGMSGSPILQDGKLIGAVTHVFVNDPSSGYGCFIEWMLHDAGIILRTANKDLKAA
- the recN gene encoding DNA repair protein RecN codes for the protein MLRELSIRNLAVIEEVTVGFHEGFHVLTGETGAGKSILIDALILLIGGRGSSDMVRYGCDKAEMEASFDLGPAHPVWHVLQRLGLKGSSEDLLTIRRELSAQGKSSCRINGSIANLTMLREIGECLVNVHGQHEHQSLLRTEQHLEWLDLFAGEQVEELKRTYQAAFFRYGELRSSLKSLLEGSRQNMQMLDLYKFQLEEIRSAALRKEEWEQLHQEKETLAHADKIMTHVAGAYGLLHDSGALESMASAIAKLEEIAPHQPSVLEPLVEQLKSAYYQTEDTVHQLRGCQEDIQSDPQRLAAIEDRITLLNGLRRKYGDTLPDIMAYYKKIRHEASLIENRDDHIRELKSSLKEAYAEAAELAERLSARRKQAGELLSASVERQLKDLGMERTQFRAHVDAQSSEEAYKLTLHGIDEAGFLLAPNPGEPLKPLSKIASGGEMSRIMLALKSIFAEIDQVPVLIFDEVDTGVSGRAAQAIAEKMSQLSGKCQVFSITHLPQVACMADYHYEISKHVVHERTSTSVKELSDRERIEELARMLGGVEVTDKTRHHAQEMLVLADRQKGA